Proteins encoded within one genomic window of Pongo abelii isolate AG06213 chromosome 18, NHGRI_mPonAbe1-v2.0_pri, whole genome shotgun sequence:
- the NDRG4 gene encoding protein NDRG4 isoform X6, translating into MPECWDGEHDIETPYGLLHVVIRGSPKGNRPAILTYHDVGLNHKLCFNTFFNFEDMQEITKHFVVCHVDAPGQQVGASQFPQGYQFPSMEQLAAMLPSVVQHFGFKYVIGIGVGAGAYVLAKFALIFPDLVEGLVLVNIDPNGKGWIDWAATKLSGLTSTLPDTVLSHLFSQEELVNNTELVQSYRQQIGNVVNQANLQLFWNMYNSRRDLDINRPGTVPNAKTLRCPVMLVVGDNAPAEDGVVECNSKLDPTTTTFLKMADSGGLPQVTQPGKLTEAFKYFLQGMGYMPSASMTRLARSRTASLTSASSVDGSRPQACTHSESSEGLGQVNHTMEVSC; encoded by the exons ATGCCGGAGTGCTGGGATGGG GAACATGACATCGAGACACCCTACGGCCTTCTGCACGTAGTGATCCGGGGCTCCCCCAAGGGGAACCGCCCAGCCATCCTCACATACCATGATGTGGGCCTCAACC ACAAATTATGCTTCAACACCTTCTTCAACTTCGAGGACATGCAGGAGATCACCAAGCACTTTGTGGTGTGTCACGTGGATGCCCCTGGACAACAGGTGGGGGCGTCGCAGTTTCCTCAGGG GTACCAGTTCCCCTCCATGGAGCAGCTGGCTGCCATGCTCCCCAGTGTGGTGCAGCATTTCGG GTTCAAGTATGTGATTGGCATCGGAGTGGGCGCCGGAGCCTATGTGCTGGCCAAGTTTGCA CTCATCTTCCCCGACCTGGTGGAGGGGCTGGTGCTGGTGAACATCGACCCCAACGGCAAAGGCTGGATAGACTGGGCTGCCACCAAG CTCTCCGGCCTAACTAGCACTTTACCCGACACGGTGCTCTCCCACCTCTTCAGCCAG GAGGAGCTGGTGAACAACACAGAGTTGGTGCAGAGCTACCGGCAGCAGATTGGGAACGTGGTGAACCAGGCCAACCTGCAGCTCTTCTGGAACATGTACAACAG cCGCAGAGACCTGGACATTAACCGGCCTGGAACAGTGCCCAATGCCAAGACGCTCCG CTGCCCCGTGATGCTGGTGGTTGGGGATAATGCACCTGCTGAGGACGGGGTG GTGGAGTGCAACTCCAAACTGGACCCGACCACTACGACCTTCCTGAAG ATGGCAGACTCTGGAGggctgccccaggtcacacag CCAGGGAAGCTGACTGAAGCCTTCAAATACTTCCTGCAAGGCATGGGCTACA TGCCCTCGGCCAGCATGACCCGCCTGGCACGCTCCCGCACTGCATCCCTCACCAGTGCCAGCTCGGTGGATGGCAGCCGCCCACAGGCCTGCACCCACTCGGAGAGCAGCGAGGGGCTGGGCCAGGTCAACCACACCATGGAGGTGTCCTGTTGA
- the NDRG4 gene encoding protein NDRG4 isoform X3, with protein MAGLQELRFPEEKPLLRGQDATELESSDAFLLAADTDWKEHDIETPYGLLHVVIRGSPKGNRPAILTYHDVGLNHKLCFNTFFNFEDMQEITKHFVVCHVDAPGQQVGASQFPQGYQFPSMEQLAAMLPSVVQHFGFKYVIGIGVGAGAYVLAKFALIFPDLVEGLVLVNIDPNGKGWIDWAATKLSGLTSTLPDTVLSHLFSQEELVNNTELVQSYRQQIGNVVNQANLQLFWNMYNSRRDLDINRPGTVPNAKTLRCPVMLVVGDNAPAEDGVVECNSKLDPTTTTFLKMADSGGLPQVTQPGKLTEAFKYFLQGMGYMPSASMTRLARSRTASLTSASSVDGSRPQACTHSESSEGLGQVNHTMEVSC; from the exons ATGGCCGGGCTGCAGGAGCTGCGATTCCCTGAGGAGAAGCCGCTGCTCCGGGGCCAGGACGCCACCGAGCTG GAGAGCTCCGATGCCTTCCTCTTGGCTGCAGACACAGACTGGAAG GAACATGACATCGAGACACCCTACGGCCTTCTGCACGTAGTGATCCGGGGCTCCCCCAAGGGGAACCGCCCAGCCATCCTCACATACCATGATGTGGGCCTCAACC ACAAATTATGCTTCAACACCTTCTTCAACTTCGAGGACATGCAGGAGATCACCAAGCACTTTGTGGTGTGTCACGTGGATGCCCCTGGACAACAGGTGGGGGCGTCGCAGTTTCCTCAGGG GTACCAGTTCCCCTCCATGGAGCAGCTGGCTGCCATGCTCCCCAGTGTGGTGCAGCATTTCGG GTTCAAGTATGTGATTGGCATCGGAGTGGGCGCCGGAGCCTATGTGCTGGCCAAGTTTGCA CTCATCTTCCCCGACCTGGTGGAGGGGCTGGTGCTGGTGAACATCGACCCCAACGGCAAAGGCTGGATAGACTGGGCTGCCACCAAG CTCTCCGGCCTAACTAGCACTTTACCCGACACGGTGCTCTCCCACCTCTTCAGCCAG GAGGAGCTGGTGAACAACACAGAGTTGGTGCAGAGCTACCGGCAGCAGATTGGGAACGTGGTGAACCAGGCCAACCTGCAGCTCTTCTGGAACATGTACAACAG cCGCAGAGACCTGGACATTAACCGGCCTGGAACAGTGCCCAATGCCAAGACGCTCCG CTGCCCCGTGATGCTGGTGGTTGGGGATAATGCACCTGCTGAGGACGGGGTG GTGGAGTGCAACTCCAAACTGGACCCGACCACTACGACCTTCCTGAAG ATGGCAGACTCTGGAGggctgccccaggtcacacag CCAGGGAAGCTGACTGAAGCCTTCAAATACTTCCTGCAAGGCATGGGCTACA TGCCCTCGGCCAGCATGACCCGCCTGGCACGCTCCCGCACTGCATCCCTCACCAGTGCCAGCTCGGTGGATGGCAGCCGCCCACAGGCCTGCACCCACTCGGAGAGCAGCGAGGGGCTGGGCCAGGTCAACCACACCATGGAGGTGTCCTGTTGA
- the NDRG4 gene encoding protein NDRG4 isoform X2: protein MPECWDGVGEGNAGAVKLAGLGDPRWSPGHLLSPGHQRSQERRLPRVSSTVSPLQEHDIETPYGLLHVVIRGSPKGNRPAILTYHDVGLNHKLCFNTFFNFEDMQEITKHFVVCHVDAPGQQVGASQFPQGYQFPSMEQLAAMLPSVVQHFGFKYVIGIGVGAGAYVLAKFALIFPDLVEGLVLVNIDPNGKGWIDWAATKLSGLTSTLPDTVLSHLFSQEELVNNTELVQSYRQQIGNVVNQANLQLFWNMYNSRRDLDINRPGTVPNAKTLRCPVMLVVGDNAPAEDGVVECNSKLDPTTTTFLKMADSGGLPQVTQPGKLTEAFKYFLQGMGYMPSASMTRLARSRTASLTSASSVDGSRPQACTHSESSEGLGQVNHTMEVSC from the exons ATGCCGGAGTGCTGGGATGGG GTGGGGGAAGGCAACGCTGGAGCCGTGAAGCTGGCAGGGCTAGGGGACCCCAGGTGGAGCCCAGGGCACCTCCTCTCGCCGGGGCATCAG AGAAGCCAAGAGCGGAGGCTGCCCAGAGTGTCCAGCACGGTCTCTCCCCTTCAGGAACATGACATCGAGACACCCTACGGCCTTCTGCACGTAGTGATCCGGGGCTCCCCCAAGGGGAACCGCCCAGCCATCCTCACATACCATGATGTGGGCCTCAACC ACAAATTATGCTTCAACACCTTCTTCAACTTCGAGGACATGCAGGAGATCACCAAGCACTTTGTGGTGTGTCACGTGGATGCCCCTGGACAACAGGTGGGGGCGTCGCAGTTTCCTCAGGG GTACCAGTTCCCCTCCATGGAGCAGCTGGCTGCCATGCTCCCCAGTGTGGTGCAGCATTTCGG GTTCAAGTATGTGATTGGCATCGGAGTGGGCGCCGGAGCCTATGTGCTGGCCAAGTTTGCA CTCATCTTCCCCGACCTGGTGGAGGGGCTGGTGCTGGTGAACATCGACCCCAACGGCAAAGGCTGGATAGACTGGGCTGCCACCAAG CTCTCCGGCCTAACTAGCACTTTACCCGACACGGTGCTCTCCCACCTCTTCAGCCAG GAGGAGCTGGTGAACAACACAGAGTTGGTGCAGAGCTACCGGCAGCAGATTGGGAACGTGGTGAACCAGGCCAACCTGCAGCTCTTCTGGAACATGTACAACAG cCGCAGAGACCTGGACATTAACCGGCCTGGAACAGTGCCCAATGCCAAGACGCTCCG CTGCCCCGTGATGCTGGTGGTTGGGGATAATGCACCTGCTGAGGACGGGGTG GTGGAGTGCAACTCCAAACTGGACCCGACCACTACGACCTTCCTGAAG ATGGCAGACTCTGGAGggctgccccaggtcacacag CCAGGGAAGCTGACTGAAGCCTTCAAATACTTCCTGCAAGGCATGGGCTACA TGCCCTCGGCCAGCATGACCCGCCTGGCACGCTCCCGCACTGCATCCCTCACCAGTGCCAGCTCGGTGGATGGCAGCCGCCCACAGGCCTGCACCCACTCGGAGAGCAGCGAGGGGCTGGGCCAGGTCAACCACACCATGGAGGTGTCCTGTTGA
- the NDRG4 gene encoding protein NDRG4 isoform X1 gives MKVLGHRLELLTGLLLHDVTMAGLQELRFPEEKPLLRGQDATELESSDAFLLAADTDWKEHDIETPYGLLHVVIRGSPKGNRPAILTYHDVGLNHKLCFNTFFNFEDMQEITKHFVVCHVDAPGQQVGASQFPQGYQFPSMEQLAAMLPSVVQHFGFKYVIGIGVGAGAYVLAKFALIFPDLVEGLVLVNIDPNGKGWIDWAATKLSGLTSTLPDTVLSHLFSQEELVNNTELVQSYRQQIGNVVNQANLQLFWNMYNSRRDLDINRPGTVPNAKTLRCPVMLVVGDNAPAEDGVVECNSKLDPTTTTFLKMADSGGLPQVTQPGKLTEAFKYFLQGMGYMPSASMTRLARSRTASLTSASSVDGSRPQACTHSESSEGLGQVNHTMEVSC, from the exons GCCTCCTGCTCCACGACGTGACCATGGCCGGGCTGCAGGAGCTGCGATTCCCTGAGGAGAAGCCGCTGCTCCGGGGCCAGGACGCCACCGAGCTG GAGAGCTCCGATGCCTTCCTCTTGGCTGCAGACACAGACTGGAAG GAACATGACATCGAGACACCCTACGGCCTTCTGCACGTAGTGATCCGGGGCTCCCCCAAGGGGAACCGCCCAGCCATCCTCACATACCATGATGTGGGCCTCAACC ACAAATTATGCTTCAACACCTTCTTCAACTTCGAGGACATGCAGGAGATCACCAAGCACTTTGTGGTGTGTCACGTGGATGCCCCTGGACAACAGGTGGGGGCGTCGCAGTTTCCTCAGGG GTACCAGTTCCCCTCCATGGAGCAGCTGGCTGCCATGCTCCCCAGTGTGGTGCAGCATTTCGG GTTCAAGTATGTGATTGGCATCGGAGTGGGCGCCGGAGCCTATGTGCTGGCCAAGTTTGCA CTCATCTTCCCCGACCTGGTGGAGGGGCTGGTGCTGGTGAACATCGACCCCAACGGCAAAGGCTGGATAGACTGGGCTGCCACCAAG CTCTCCGGCCTAACTAGCACTTTACCCGACACGGTGCTCTCCCACCTCTTCAGCCAG GAGGAGCTGGTGAACAACACAGAGTTGGTGCAGAGCTACCGGCAGCAGATTGGGAACGTGGTGAACCAGGCCAACCTGCAGCTCTTCTGGAACATGTACAACAG cCGCAGAGACCTGGACATTAACCGGCCTGGAACAGTGCCCAATGCCAAGACGCTCCG CTGCCCCGTGATGCTGGTGGTTGGGGATAATGCACCTGCTGAGGACGGGGTG GTGGAGTGCAACTCCAAACTGGACCCGACCACTACGACCTTCCTGAAG ATGGCAGACTCTGGAGggctgccccaggtcacacag CCAGGGAAGCTGACTGAAGCCTTCAAATACTTCCTGCAAGGCATGGGCTACA TGCCCTCGGCCAGCATGACCCGCCTGGCACGCTCCCGCACTGCATCCCTCACCAGTGCCAGCTCGGTGGATGGCAGCCGCCCACAGGCCTGCACCCACTCGGAGAGCAGCGAGGGGCTGGGCCAGGTCAACCACACCATGGAGGTGTCCTGTTGA
- the NDRG4 gene encoding protein NDRG4 isoform X5, with the protein MPECWDGRSQERRLPRVSSTVSPLQEHDIETPYGLLHVVIRGSPKGNRPAILTYHDVGLNHKLCFNTFFNFEDMQEITKHFVVCHVDAPGQQVGASQFPQGYQFPSMEQLAAMLPSVVQHFGFKYVIGIGVGAGAYVLAKFALIFPDLVEGLVLVNIDPNGKGWIDWAATKLSGLTSTLPDTVLSHLFSQEELVNNTELVQSYRQQIGNVVNQANLQLFWNMYNSRRDLDINRPGTVPNAKTLRCPVMLVVGDNAPAEDGVVECNSKLDPTTTTFLKMADSGGLPQVTQPGKLTEAFKYFLQGMGYMPSASMTRLARSRTASLTSASSVDGSRPQACTHSESSEGLGQVNHTMEVSC; encoded by the exons ATGCCGGAGTGCTGGGATGGG AGAAGCCAAGAGCGGAGGCTGCCCAGAGTGTCCAGCACGGTCTCTCCCCTTCAGGAACATGACATCGAGACACCCTACGGCCTTCTGCACGTAGTGATCCGGGGCTCCCCCAAGGGGAACCGCCCAGCCATCCTCACATACCATGATGTGGGCCTCAACC ACAAATTATGCTTCAACACCTTCTTCAACTTCGAGGACATGCAGGAGATCACCAAGCACTTTGTGGTGTGTCACGTGGATGCCCCTGGACAACAGGTGGGGGCGTCGCAGTTTCCTCAGGG GTACCAGTTCCCCTCCATGGAGCAGCTGGCTGCCATGCTCCCCAGTGTGGTGCAGCATTTCGG GTTCAAGTATGTGATTGGCATCGGAGTGGGCGCCGGAGCCTATGTGCTGGCCAAGTTTGCA CTCATCTTCCCCGACCTGGTGGAGGGGCTGGTGCTGGTGAACATCGACCCCAACGGCAAAGGCTGGATAGACTGGGCTGCCACCAAG CTCTCCGGCCTAACTAGCACTTTACCCGACACGGTGCTCTCCCACCTCTTCAGCCAG GAGGAGCTGGTGAACAACACAGAGTTGGTGCAGAGCTACCGGCAGCAGATTGGGAACGTGGTGAACCAGGCCAACCTGCAGCTCTTCTGGAACATGTACAACAG cCGCAGAGACCTGGACATTAACCGGCCTGGAACAGTGCCCAATGCCAAGACGCTCCG CTGCCCCGTGATGCTGGTGGTTGGGGATAATGCACCTGCTGAGGACGGGGTG GTGGAGTGCAACTCCAAACTGGACCCGACCACTACGACCTTCCTGAAG ATGGCAGACTCTGGAGggctgccccaggtcacacag CCAGGGAAGCTGACTGAAGCCTTCAAATACTTCCTGCAAGGCATGGGCTACA TGCCCTCGGCCAGCATGACCCGCCTGGCACGCTCCCGCACTGCATCCCTCACCAGTGCCAGCTCGGTGGATGGCAGCCGCCCACAGGCCTGCACCCACTCGGAGAGCAGCGAGGGGCTGGGCCAGGTCAACCACACCATGGAGGTGTCCTGTTGA
- the NDRG4 gene encoding protein NDRG4 isoform X7 codes for MKVLGHRLELLTGLLLHDVTMAGLQELRFPEEKPLLRGQDATELESSDAFLLAADTDWKVGEGNAGAVKLAGLGDPRWSPGHLLSPGHQEHDIETPYGLLHVVIRGSPKGNRPAILTYHDVGLNHKLCFNTFFNFEDMQEITKHFVVCHVDAPGQQVGASQFPQGYQFPSMEQLAAMLPSVVQHFGFKYVIGIGVGAGAYVLAKFALIFPDLVEGLVLVNIDPNGKGWIDWAATKLSGLTSTLPDTVLSHLFSQEELVNNTELVQSYRQQIGNVVNQANLQLFWNMYNSRRDLDINRPGTVPNAKTLRCPVMLVVGDNAPAEDGVVECNSKLDPTTTTFLKMADSGGLPQVTQPGKLTEAFKYFLQGMGYMPSASMTRLARSRTASLTSASSVDGSRPQACTHSESSEGLGQVNHTMEVSC; via the exons GCCTCCTGCTCCACGACGTGACCATGGCCGGGCTGCAGGAGCTGCGATTCCCTGAGGAGAAGCCGCTGCTCCGGGGCCAGGACGCCACCGAGCTG GAGAGCTCCGATGCCTTCCTCTTGGCTGCAGACACAGACTGGAAG GTGGGGGAAGGCAACGCTGGAGCCGTGAAGCTGGCAGGGCTAGGGGACCCCAGGTGGAGCCCAGGGCACCTCCTCTCGCCGGGGCATCAG GAACATGACATCGAGACACCCTACGGCCTTCTGCACGTAGTGATCCGGGGCTCCCCCAAGGGGAACCGCCCAGCCATCCTCACATACCATGATGTGGGCCTCAACC ACAAATTATGCTTCAACACCTTCTTCAACTTCGAGGACATGCAGGAGATCACCAAGCACTTTGTGGTGTGTCACGTGGATGCCCCTGGACAACAGGTGGGGGCGTCGCAGTTTCCTCAGGG GTACCAGTTCCCCTCCATGGAGCAGCTGGCTGCCATGCTCCCCAGTGTGGTGCAGCATTTCGG GTTCAAGTATGTGATTGGCATCGGAGTGGGCGCCGGAGCCTATGTGCTGGCCAAGTTTGCA CTCATCTTCCCCGACCTGGTGGAGGGGCTGGTGCTGGTGAACATCGACCCCAACGGCAAAGGCTGGATAGACTGGGCTGCCACCAAG CTCTCCGGCCTAACTAGCACTTTACCCGACACGGTGCTCTCCCACCTCTTCAGCCAG GAGGAGCTGGTGAACAACACAGAGTTGGTGCAGAGCTACCGGCAGCAGATTGGGAACGTGGTGAACCAGGCCAACCTGCAGCTCTTCTGGAACATGTACAACAG cCGCAGAGACCTGGACATTAACCGGCCTGGAACAGTGCCCAATGCCAAGACGCTCCG CTGCCCCGTGATGCTGGTGGTTGGGGATAATGCACCTGCTGAGGACGGGGTG GTGGAGTGCAACTCCAAACTGGACCCGACCACTACGACCTTCCTGAAG ATGGCAGACTCTGGAGggctgccccaggtcacacag CCAGGGAAGCTGACTGAAGCCTTCAAATACTTCCTGCAAGGCATGGGCTACA TGCCCTCGGCCAGCATGACCCGCCTGGCACGCTCCCGCACTGCATCCCTCACCAGTGCCAGCTCGGTGGATGGCAGCCGCCCACAGGCCTGCACCCACTCGGAGAGCAGCGAGGGGCTGGGCCAGGTCAACCACACCATGGAGGTGTCCTGTTGA
- the NDRG4 gene encoding protein NDRG4 isoform X4 translates to MPECWDGVGEGNAGAVKLAGLGDPRWSPGHLLSPGHQEHDIETPYGLLHVVIRGSPKGNRPAILTYHDVGLNHKLCFNTFFNFEDMQEITKHFVVCHVDAPGQQVGASQFPQGYQFPSMEQLAAMLPSVVQHFGFKYVIGIGVGAGAYVLAKFALIFPDLVEGLVLVNIDPNGKGWIDWAATKLSGLTSTLPDTVLSHLFSQEELVNNTELVQSYRQQIGNVVNQANLQLFWNMYNSRRDLDINRPGTVPNAKTLRCPVMLVVGDNAPAEDGVVECNSKLDPTTTTFLKMADSGGLPQVTQPGKLTEAFKYFLQGMGYMPSASMTRLARSRTASLTSASSVDGSRPQACTHSESSEGLGQVNHTMEVSC, encoded by the exons ATGCCGGAGTGCTGGGATGGG GTGGGGGAAGGCAACGCTGGAGCCGTGAAGCTGGCAGGGCTAGGGGACCCCAGGTGGAGCCCAGGGCACCTCCTCTCGCCGGGGCATCAG GAACATGACATCGAGACACCCTACGGCCTTCTGCACGTAGTGATCCGGGGCTCCCCCAAGGGGAACCGCCCAGCCATCCTCACATACCATGATGTGGGCCTCAACC ACAAATTATGCTTCAACACCTTCTTCAACTTCGAGGACATGCAGGAGATCACCAAGCACTTTGTGGTGTGTCACGTGGATGCCCCTGGACAACAGGTGGGGGCGTCGCAGTTTCCTCAGGG GTACCAGTTCCCCTCCATGGAGCAGCTGGCTGCCATGCTCCCCAGTGTGGTGCAGCATTTCGG GTTCAAGTATGTGATTGGCATCGGAGTGGGCGCCGGAGCCTATGTGCTGGCCAAGTTTGCA CTCATCTTCCCCGACCTGGTGGAGGGGCTGGTGCTGGTGAACATCGACCCCAACGGCAAAGGCTGGATAGACTGGGCTGCCACCAAG CTCTCCGGCCTAACTAGCACTTTACCCGACACGGTGCTCTCCCACCTCTTCAGCCAG GAGGAGCTGGTGAACAACACAGAGTTGGTGCAGAGCTACCGGCAGCAGATTGGGAACGTGGTGAACCAGGCCAACCTGCAGCTCTTCTGGAACATGTACAACAG cCGCAGAGACCTGGACATTAACCGGCCTGGAACAGTGCCCAATGCCAAGACGCTCCG CTGCCCCGTGATGCTGGTGGTTGGGGATAATGCACCTGCTGAGGACGGGGTG GTGGAGTGCAACTCCAAACTGGACCCGACCACTACGACCTTCCTGAAG ATGGCAGACTCTGGAGggctgccccaggtcacacag CCAGGGAAGCTGACTGAAGCCTTCAAATACTTCCTGCAAGGCATGGGCTACA TGCCCTCGGCCAGCATGACCCGCCTGGCACGCTCCCGCACTGCATCCCTCACCAGTGCCAGCTCGGTGGATGGCAGCCGCCCACAGGCCTGCACCCACTCGGAGAGCAGCGAGGGGCTGGGCCAGGTCAACCACACCATGGAGGTGTCCTGTTGA